A single Nycticebus coucang isolate mNycCou1 chromosome 16, mNycCou1.pri, whole genome shotgun sequence DNA region contains:
- the LOC128567527 gene encoding nucleoporin NUP35-like — MQSPVVGITTTTPGTGQSMFSPANIGQPRKTTLSPAQLDPFYTQGDSLTSDDHLDDTWVTVFGFPQASASYILLQFAQYGNILKHVMSNTGNWMHIRYQSKLQARKALSKDGRIFGESIMIGVKPCIDKSVMENGDRCALSSPSLAFTPPIKTLGTPTQPGSTPRISTMRPLATAYKASTSDYQVISDRQTPKKDESLVSRAMEYMFGW; from the coding sequence ATGCAAAGTCCTGTTGTTGGAATTACAACTACTACCCCTGGAACAGGGCAAAGTATGTTTAGTCCAGCAAATATTGGTCAGCCACGAAAGACAACATTATCTCCTGCCCAGCTGGATCCTTTTTATACTCAAGGAGATTCTCTTACTTCAGATGATCATCTTGATGACACTTGGGTGACTGTGTTTGGGTTTCCTCAAGCATCTGCTTcctatatattattacaatttgcACAATATGGGAATATCTTAAAACATGTGATGTCTAACACAGGAAACTGGATGCATATTCGTTATCAATCTAAACTGCAGGCCCGGAAAGCCTTAAGCAAAGATGGGAGGATTTTTGGAGAATCCATCATGATTGGTGTAAAACCCTGTATCGATAAAAGTGTTATGGAAAACGGTGACAGATGTGCTTTATCGTCTCCATCTCTAGCCTTTACACCACCAATCAAAACGTTAGGCACACCAACACAACCTGGAAGTACTCCTAGGATTTCTACCATGAGACCTCTTGCTACAGCATACAAAGCTTCTACTAGTGACTATCAGGTTATTTCTGACAGACAAAcaccaaaaaaagatgaaagtctTGTATCCAGAGCAATGGAGTACATGTTTGGCTGGTAG